GCGACCCCCTTCCGGGTCAGCAGGGACTTGGCGGTCTTGCAATAGGGGCACCAGGAGGTGGTGTAGATCGTGACCGGCGGCATGGGCTGGAGTCTCTCTTGATAGCGCTTGATCTCATGTAGTGATTTCCCGGCCATCCGTCACGACCCGCGCGAATGTCAGGATGTCGATCTCCCGGGCGCCGGCCCGCAGCAGGGCACGGGCCGCGGCATTGGCGGTCGCGCCCGTGGTCAGCACGTCGTCGACCAGCAGAATGCGCCGGCCTTCGACCTGCGGCCGCATCACATCCGGCACCCGGAACGCGCCCTGGAGGTTGTCGGCGCGCTGGGAGCGCGTGAGCCCGACCTGCTGGCGCGTGCGCTTGACGCGGACGAGGGCCGCCGGCCGGAGCGGAAGCCCTGCCTGGCGGGCCACGACGCCGGCCAGCGCGGCGGCCTGGTTGAAGCGCCGGCTCCAGAGCCTCGTGCGGTGGAGCGGGATGGGCGCCACGATCTCTGCCTCGCCGAGAAGTTCGCGGCCGGCCTGCGCCATCATGCGGCCTAGCGTCAGGGACAGTTCGACGCGATCGCCGTATTTGAGGCGGTGCACCAGCTCGCGCGCCACGCCGTCGAAGCGGCAAACGGCCCGCGCCCGCGCGAAGACGGGCGGATCGACGATCGCGGCCGGTGACAACAGGCCCGCCCCGAGATCGACCGCGAAGGGTGTGCCGAGCCGCTCGCAATAGGGGCGCTCGATGAAGCCCATGCCGCTCCAGCAGGCCGGGCACAGCGCCTGCGCCTCGCCCGTCGCCGCCTGGCAGGCGATGCAGATCGGGGGATAGACGACCGACACCAGGCTGCCGAGCCCGGCCCTGAGCACGGCGTGTCCGCGCCGCAGGACGGCGTGGAGTGGATATCGTCGCTGCTCGCCCTGCATCACGAACCGCTTCCCCAAGGCCGTCGCTGCGGCGTCTGCCCGCTGGAGCGGCCTGAAGGCGCGTCCGGCAGTTGGCCCTCAGCATCGAACGTTCCGGAGAGGCGGGCAATCCCGCCGCGTATCTCTGTGGTCGGATGCGAAAACCGCGTCGTCGCGATTCACGCATCTTTTGTCGGGATCACCGCAAAAAGCAGTTGCGGCGGCGCGGTGGTCCGACTACATAGGCGCCCTCGGCCAGCGCTGCTCCCTTCGTCTAGCGGTCTAGGACGTCGCCCTCTCACGGCGAAAACAGGGGTTCGAGTCCCCTAGGGAGCGCCAAAGCTTAGGCCCTATATGCACTTTGGTTGCCTACAGGACTTGCCTACAGAGCCCCGCCGAAGCTACGTTTGTAGCCATGCCGGCGAAGTCCAAAGCCATCAAAGACACCCTCTACCTTCAGCGGATCGGGAACCGCTGGTATTGCCGTGTGCCGGTGCCGAGCCGCCTTCGAGGTGAACTAGGTCCGTATCTTCGCAAGGCGCTCGACACCTCGGACATCAATGAAGCCCGTAAGCGTCGCTGGGACTTCCACCCGATAGCCAAGGCTCAGATTGCACTGGCAGAACGTCGACTGGGCTTGGCCCCCGCGAGGCCTGCTGAGGGGCCTAGGGAACGCTCCTACGCCGCGTTCCGTGCCCGGCTGAAGGAAGTCGGTCCAGCGGTCATGACCAACGTTCTGGACGGCGAGGACATGTCCAACCCCGCTCTAGACGCTCTGGTCGACAGGGCCGAACGAAGCGGTGAAGCCGAGGAAGCCGACTTCGTTCAGGCATTCAGGGACTATGTGAAGGATCGCAAGGTCGTCTCCGAGGTCCTCAAGGAGTACCTGGAGAAGAACCCGAAGCGCTCCACGACCACCGAGGCGAACTACGGCACGACTGTGAAGCTTTGGATTGAGCATCACGGAGACAGGCCGCTTCACGACGTCAGCCGGAGTATGGCGCTCGACTGGCTCAACGCCGTCGCTACGGGCAAGGCACGGGACACCATAAAGCGGTATGCCACGGTCATGTCGAACCTCTGGCTGTGGGTCTACAGGGCAGCCGATGAGCGCCCAAGGAACCCCTTCGAAGACCTAACCCAGGCAGCTGACGAGCGGGGCAGGGCGACGGAGAGCTACGACTTCTTCAGCGACGATGAGCTTGTCAAAGCGTACAAAGCGGTCGCGGAGGACGAGGAGCTTCGCCCGCTGTTCCTGATCTCGATCTATACGGGTTTCCGCCTTAGCGAGTGTATGGCGGCGGAGCGTCAGGTACTCGGAGGACAAGAGTGCTTCGTGCTGCTGACGGGGAAGTCGAAGAATGCCGCTCGGGCGTTGCCGGTCCATGCCAAGCTGAAGGATGTCACCGCGCCAACGGGGGCGAAGGCGAGCGCGTTGTCGGTCCGCTTTGGCCGGCTCATGCGGAAGGCCGAGATACCCGAGGGCAAGACGTTCCACTCCCTTCGGAAGAGCTTCACGACGGCCTTGGAGCGGCTGGGGTGCCCAGAAGCGACTGCCGCGCGGCTGTTGGGGCATGCGCCCCTCGGGATCACCTATGGCATCTACTCCAAGGGCCGGGACGTCGCGGAACTCAAAGAGTGGGTGGACCGGGTCTCACATCCCATCTAGTGGCTCGCCCGGCCGTCCGTGAGGTGGTCTCTCGGTGATCCCGGAGATACACCCCGACCCTAGAAGAACAGACGAGCCTGCTGCTCGCCTAGGGTGTCCACAAGGTGAGCCCCCTTCTCATCCTGGGCGAGCCTGCTGCTAGACCGGCGCGAACCCGGCAGCCAACTCGCGGGACGCCTTCTGTTTCTCTTCGCGCTCCTTCTTGTCCACCGCCAGAACATGGACGAGCCAGGGCGAGTACGCCTCCCGTAGTGTCGCGCCCATCAGTCGGGTGGTGTCCTTGGGCAGAGGGCGATACCAGCGAGTCTCGCGGTTCTTCCTATCATCCCAGGTTACGCCGATGGCGAGCCCCTGTTGGAGGCGGTACACGCGGACAAGCTGCCCAGCCATCCCTTCGTCGCTGACGATGCGGCGCGGGGTGCGCTCGGCGAGGAGGTAGAGAGCCGCGAGGGTGACCCCGCTGTCCAGGGCGTCCACATTCTGGGCCACCTTCAGGACCTCGCTATGAGCCAGGACAACGTGCCTGTTCATCGGCTTCCCCCGGCGCCAGGACGCCAACGTCTCGTCGCTGTGGCGGATCACAGCTTCATTGATGGTCTGGAGACCCTGCCGGATCATCGGCAAGTGACCTCGGCTGATGATCGCCCTGATCCGGTCCTCCATGGGGCGCATCTCAGTCCGCCTGATGTTGGTCTGCCGGGCGTCCCCGTTACGGCGCATCCGATCCCGGCAGTTGTCGCAGAGGTACGCGATGTTGCTTCGGGCAGGGCGCTGACAGCCGGGCGTGCGGCACGTGTTGTGCGTCCGGGTCTTGATGTTGGTTCTGGTCGGCATGGTGCCTCGATTGGTTGATCGGTGAAATGAAAAGACCCCCGCTCCTGGTCGTCAGGGGCGAGGGCCTCGGTCGGTTTTGGAAGTGTAAATGTCTTGGGTAATATACTGGCCCCGCAGGTGAGACCTTACTCGCCGATGTAGATTGAGCCCGATGAAGCCCATTTGCCCATCCTCACGTCGAGGCCTGTATTCACGGGCAAGACATCCTGCTTTCTGCGTTCACAAGCGGCACGGTCTTTTGCTCGTTTCTTGGCATACCGGCTGACCAACGCCGGGGACACCTCCAGGACCTTCGCGATAGTCAGGTGGTCCACATCCTGAAAGTGGTCGAGAACCCAGCAGGCCTCCTCCTGTGCCGTCATCGGTTCAAGACGGTCGGTCGCGAAGGTGACGAGCGCGGCCCTGATGTCGGGCACCAGAGAGCTTTGCTTCTGGCTTTCTTGATAGTCCTGCACTGCTGCGGACCACAAAGAGGCGATGGTCTCCTGCCCCTTCGGGCTTATGACATCGAAGGCATGGCCGGATCGGGGAAAATCGTGGCGCATGCCGAAGCCAACCTCGACCAAATGGCGTGATAGGCGATAGCAGCGACCCTCGCGGGCGAGGACGCCCATATGATGGAGAACGGCACGTACCGACCTTTTTCCGGCACCGTGGCGCAGGCCTAGTTCAGTGACGGTGATCCAATCTCCTAGGCTCTGTGTCTTCAATTGACCGGTCGTGCGGTCCAGTACCTCTTGGGCGTATTCCATGATGCTCCTTCAAAAGCGAAGAGGCCCGCCCAGCGATCACTGAGCGAGCCTCTTGTGGATTGTCTTCAGGTCTCCCAACCGCCTACGCGGCGAGTTCCCGCGTGACCTTGGTCCTCGGCTTCCCGCCAGCCTTGACGGCTTCGGCAGCCTCGTTGGCTAGGGTG
Above is a genomic segment from Bosea sp. NBC_00550 containing:
- a CDS encoding ComF family protein, producing MQGEQRRYPLHAVLRRGHAVLRAGLGSLVSVVYPPICIACQAATGEAQALCPACWSGMGFIERPYCERLGTPFAVDLGAGLLSPAAIVDPPVFARARAVCRFDGVARELVHRLKYGDRVELSLTLGRMMAQAGRELLGEAEIVAPIPLHRTRLWSRRFNQAAALAGVVARQAGLPLRPAALVRVKRTRQQVGLTRSQRADNLQGAFRVPDVMRPQVEGRRILLVDDVLTTGATANAAARALLRAGAREIDILTFARVVTDGREITT
- a CDS encoding tyrosine-type recombinase/integrase is translated as MPAKSKAIKDTLYLQRIGNRWYCRVPVPSRLRGELGPYLRKALDTSDINEARKRRWDFHPIAKAQIALAERRLGLAPARPAEGPRERSYAAFRARLKEVGPAVMTNVLDGEDMSNPALDALVDRAERSGEAEEADFVQAFRDYVKDRKVVSEVLKEYLEKNPKRSTTTEANYGTTVKLWIEHHGDRPLHDVSRSMALDWLNAVATGKARDTIKRYATVMSNLWLWVYRAADERPRNPFEDLTQAADERGRATESYDFFSDDELVKAYKAVAEDEELRPLFLISIYTGFRLSECMAAERQVLGGQECFVLLTGKSKNAARALPVHAKLKDVTAPTGAKASALSVRFGRLMRKAEIPEGKTFHSLRKSFTTALERLGCPEATAARLLGHAPLGITYGIYSKGRDVAELKEWVDRVSHPI